The Acidobacteriota bacterium region AGCCGGAGCAGGTCATCAGCGACGCTCCGGCACCGCGCTTCGTGGCGCTGCTGGGCGATGACTATGTGGGCATGAAGCCCACCATGCACGTGGAGCCCGGGGATCGGGTTCAGCGCGGCCAGCTGGTCTTCGAGGACAAGAAGATCGAGGGTGTGCGCTTCACCGCTCCCGGCTCCGGAACGGTGGTGGCCGTCCACCGCGGGGACCGGCGGCGTTTCGAGGCCCTGGTCATCGAGCTCGACGACGCCGAGAGGGAGAACCCGGACAAGGCGCCCTGCGTGACCTTCGAGGCCTACTCCGGCAAGGAGCCCGGGGTCCTCGGTCGTCAAGGAGTGCAGGATCTACTCATCGAATCCGGTCTGTGGACGGCGTTGCGGGCCCGGCCTTTCGGCCGCACCGCGGACCCCGCCGCCAACCCCCACTCGCTGGTGATCAACGCCATGGATTCCAATCCCCTGGCGCCGGATCCGTCGGTGGTGCTCGAGGGACGGGGTGAGGACTTCGCCCGCGGCGTCGCAGCCTTGGCCCAGCTCACCGAGGGCACGGTCTACGTCTGCAAGGCGCCCTCCACGGTGCTGGAGGGCCTCGAGGGCATCGACCGGGTGCAGGTGGAAGAGTTCACCGGTCCGCACCCGGCGGGGACTTCCGGCTACCAGATCCACGTTCTCGATCCGGTGGACCGTAACAAGGTGGTCTGGTACGCCGGTTATCAGGACGTGTTGGCCATCGGCCGCCTCCTCGCCACCGGCCGTCTCGACGTCGAGCGGGTGGTGGCGGTGGCGGGGCCGCCGGTGAAGCATCCGCGGCTGGTGCGCACTCGGCTGGGAGCCGACACCGCCACCCTCATCGCCGGGGAGATCCCGGAGGAGGGGGAGTATCGGGTGATCACCGGCTCCGTTCTCTCCGGCCGCCGGGCGCAAGGGGAGCATTTCGGCTACCTCGGCCGCTACCATCACCAGATTTCGGTGGTGGAAGAGGATCGGGAGCGCCGCATGCTCGGCTGGCTGGCGCCGGGAGCGGATCAATTCTCGATAGTCCGCGCTTACCTCTCCAGCCTCTTCCCATCGAAGAAATACGATTTCACCACCTCGACCAACGGCTCACCGCGCGCCATCGTGCCCATCGGCATGTACGAGCAGGTGATGCCCATGGACATCTTGCCGACCTTCCTGCTGCGCGCGCTGATGGTCGGTGACCTCGAACGGGCCGAAGAGCTGGGTGCTCTGGAGCTCGACGAGGAAGATCTCGCTCTCTGCACTTTCGTCTGTCCGGGCAAGAACGACTTCGGTCCGGCGCTGCGGCGGGTGCTCACCACCCTGGAGAAGGAAGGCTGATGAAGAGTCTTCGATCCCTGCTCGACAAACAAGCAAGCCTGTTCCACAAGGGCGGCAAGCTGGAGAAGCTCTACCCCCTGTGGGAGGCTCAGGATACGTTCCTCTACACTCCCGGTGAGGTCACCGCGGGGCCGTCCCACGTGCGGGACGCCCTGGACCTCAAGCGGATGATGATCACCGTGGTCGTCGCCCTGGTGCCGGCGGTCTTGATGGCCATGTACAACACCGGCTATCAGGCTCACCTGGCGATTCAAGGCGGCGCTCAGGCCCTCGACTCCTGGCAGACCGCCTTGTTCGTCCAGCTCATGGGGCAGGGGGCCCTGGACCCGGGCAATGTTCTCGCCTGCTTCGTCCACGGCGCCCTCTACTTCCTGCCGGTGCTCATCGTCTCCTTCGCCGCCGGCGGCGGCGTGGAAGCCCTCTTCTCCATCGTGCGCAAGCACGACATCAACGAGGGCTACCTGGTCACCGGTTTCCTGATCCCCCTCACCCTGCCGCCCACCATCCCGCTGTGGCAGGTGGCGCTGGGTTCGATCTTCGGCGTCATCATCGGCAAGGAGATCTTCGGCGGCACCGGCATGAATATCCTCAACCCGGCCCTCACCGCCCGCGCCTTCCTATTCTTCGCCTACCCGGCGCAGATCTCCGGCGACGCGGTGTGGATCGCCGCCCAGACCAGCGCCGACGGTTACAGCGGTGCCACCTGGCTGGCCGAGGCGGCGGTGCAGGGCAAGGAAGCGCTGATCTCCGGCTCGGTGACCTGGTGGCAGGCCTTCGTCGGTCTGGTGCCCGGTTCCATGGGTGAGACTTCCGCCCTGGCCTGCCTGTTCGGAGCTCTGGTGCTGGTGATCACCGGCGTCGGTTCCTGGCGCATCCTCGCCGGCGTGGTGGCGGGTTCGATCTTCACGGCGATGCTGCTCAACGGCATCGGCTCCGAGACCAACCCCTTCTTCTCCGTGCCCTTCTGGTGGCACATGGTGCTCGGCGGCTGGGCCTTTGGTACGGTGTTCATGGCTACCGAGCCGGTCACCGCCACCCACTCCAAGGCGGGCATGCTGTGGTACGGCCTGTTCATCGGCATCCTCGCCATCCTCATCCGGGTGGTCAATCCGGCTTATCCGGAGGGCATGATGCTCGCCATTTTGTTCATGAATCTCTTCGCCGCGCTCATCGATCACTTCGTGGTGCAGGCGAATATCAAGCGACGGAGGGCTCGTTATGCCGCGTAGCGCTTGGTACACCCTCGGTTTCGCCGCCGCCATTTGCCTGGTGTGCTCCATCCTGGTCACCTCCGCGGCGGTCAGCCTGGAGGAGAAGCAGGAGGTCAACAAGCTCCTCGACAAGCAGAAAAATGTGCTGATCGCCGCCGGGCTGGCGGATTCCGAAGAAACGATCAGCGCCGAGGAGATCCACGAACGCTTCGAGGCCTTCGAGCCGGTGGTGGTCGATCTGGTGGAGCAGGAGGAAGATCCTGCCGCCGACTTTGCCACCATCGACCAGCAGAAGATGTCGAAGGATCCGGATACCAGCTTCGAGGCGCCGAAGAACCCCGCTCAGATCCCACGGGTCTCGAACAAAGCGGTGATCTACAAGCTGAAGAACGAAGACGGCGGCCTCAAGCTGCTGGTGCTGCCGGTGGAAGGCAAAGGTCTGTGGTCCACCATGTACGGCTTCGTCGCCGTCAGCCCGGACATCTCGACCATCGAGGGCCTGACCTTCTATCAGCACGGTGAGACTCCCGGCCTCGGCGGTGAGGTAGACAACCCGCGGTGGAAGAACCTGTGGCCCGGCCGCAAGATCTTCGACGACGCGGGAGATGTCGCCATCACGGTGATCAAGGGATCCGCCGGTCCGCCGGAGGAGAACCCCTACGAGGTGGACGGCCTGTCCGGCGCTACCATCACCTCCCGCGGTGTGACCTATCTGCTGCAGTTCTGGCTCGGTGACAACGGCTTCGGTCCCTACCTGGAGCAGTATCGCAGTGGCCAGACCGACGACGCCCGCAACGTCGCCGACTTTCTAGATCCAGCTCGAACTTCTTCGAATCCAGACCATGGACGGAGGTCAGCCTGATGAGCGCCAAGACGGATGTCCTCATCGACCCACTCTTCAACAACAATCCCATCGCCCTGCAGGTGTTGGGGATTTGCTCCGCTCTGGCGGTCACCACCAAGCTCGAGACCTCGGTGGTGATGTCGGCGGCGGTGATCGCCGTGCTCACGCTGTCGAACTTCTTCGTCAGCCTGCTGCGCAACGGCATCCCGAGCAATATCCGCATCATCGTCCAGCTGACCATCATCGCTTCGCTGGTGATCGTCACGGACCAGATCCTGCGGGCTTATCTCTTCGACATCAGCAAGCAGCTGTCGGTCTTCGTCGGCCTGATCATCACCAACTGCATCGTCATGGGCCGCGCCGAGGCCTTCGCCATGCAGAACGGGCCGCTGATGAGCATGCTGGACGGCATCGGCAACGGCCTGGGGTACAGCATGATCCTCATCGGCACCGCCGTGCTGCGGGAGCTCTTCGGCTCCGGCAAGCTCTTCGGCGCCACCATCCTGCCCCTGGTCACCGAGGGCGGCTGGTACGTGCCCAACGGCCTGATGCTGCTGTCGCCGGCGGCGTTCTTCATCATCGGCATCTTCATCTGGGCGTTGCGCAGCTGGAAGACCGAGCAGATCGAGGAGGATTAGAGTCATGCTCGAGGAATATCTGAATCTGGCCGTCAAGGCCATCTTCATCGAGAATATGGCCCTGGCGTACTTCCTGGGCATGTGCTCCTTCTTGGCGGTGTCCAAGAAGGTCGACACCTCCCTGGGCCTCGGCCTGGCGGTGGTCTTCGTGCTCACCGTCACCGTGCCGGCCAACAACCTGATCTACAACTACCTGCTCAAGGACGGTGCTCTCTCCTGGGTGCACCCGAGCCTGGCGGGCTACGATCTCTCGTTCCTGGGCTTCCTTTGCTACATCGGAACCATCGCGGCTATGGTGCAGCTGGTGGAGATGTTTCTCGACCGATTCGTGCCCGGGCTGTACAACGCTCTGGGGGTCTTTCTGCCCCTCATCGCCGTCAACTGCGCCATCCTGGGCGGCTCGCTGTTCATGGTGGAGCGCGACTACGACCTCGGCGAGAGTGTCGTCTTCGGCTTCGGCAGCGGCGTCGGTTTTGCCCTCGCCATCGTGGCCCTGGCCTCGATCCGCGAGCGCATGCGCTACAGCAACGTGCCGCCGGCCTTGCGCGGCTTGGGCATGACCTTCATGGTCACCGGCTTGATGGCCATCGGTTTCATGGCTTTCGCCGGCATCCAGCTCTGATCCAGATCATCAAGACGTAGATCTTCAAGACCCAGATCTTCAAGACCCGGACTTTCAAGACCTTGTCGAAAGGCTCGACGATATGACCATTGCTCTCGGGGTGCTCATGTTCACCGCCGTCATCCTCTCGTTGGTGACCATCCTGATGGTCGCCAAGAGCAAGCTGGTGGCCAGCGGCGACGTTTCCATCATCATCAACGACGACGAGTCCAAATCCCTCAAGGTGCCGGCGGGGAGCAATCTGCTCAACACCCTGTCGAACCACAAGATCTTCATCCCCTCCGCCTGCGGCGGCAAGGGCACCTGCGGTGTGTGCAAGGTCAACATCACCGAGGGGGGCGGCGCCATGCTGCCCACCGAGAAGAGCCACATCAGCCGCGGTGAGGCGCGGGAAGGTTGCCGCCTGTCCTGCCAGGTGAAGGTCAAAGGGGACATGAAGATCGAGGTGCCGCCGGAGATCTTCAGCGTCCGCAAGTGGAAGTGCAACGTGCGCTCGAACCACAACGTGGCGACCTTCATCAAGGAGCTGGTGCTGGAGCTGCCGGAAGGTGAGGAAGTGCCCTTCCGCGCCGGTGGCTACATCCAGATCGAGTGCCCGCCGCACCACGTCAAATACGAGACCTTCGAGATCGAAGAAGAGTATCGGGACGCCTGGGACAACTTCGGCCTGTGGAAGATCGAGTCCATCGTCAAGGAGTCCGTGACCCGCGCCTACTCCATGGCCAACTATCCGGAGGAGAAGGGCATCATCATGCTCAACGTGCGCATCGCCACGCCTCCGCCGAAGGTCCCCAATGCGCCTCCGGGCATCATGTCTTCCTACATCTTCGGTCTCAAGCCCGGGGATGAGGTGACCATTTCCGGCCCCTTCGGCGAGTTCTTCGCCAAGGACACGGACAACGAG contains the following coding sequences:
- a CDS encoding Na(+)-translocating NADH-quinone reductase subunit A → MALHKSKRGLDLPITGQPEQVISDAPAPRFVALLGDDYVGMKPTMHVEPGDRVQRGQLVFEDKKIEGVRFTAPGSGTVVAVHRGDRRRFEALVIELDDAERENPDKAPCVTFEAYSGKEPGVLGRQGVQDLLIESGLWTALRARPFGRTADPAANPHSLVINAMDSNPLAPDPSVVLEGRGEDFARGVAALAQLTEGTVYVCKAPSTVLEGLEGIDRVQVEEFTGPHPAGTSGYQIHVLDPVDRNKVVWYAGYQDVLAIGRLLATGRLDVERVVAVAGPPVKHPRLVRTRLGADTATLIAGEIPEEGEYRVITGSVLSGRRAQGEHFGYLGRYHHQISVVEEDRERRMLGWLAPGADQFSIVRAYLSSLFPSKKYDFTTSTNGSPRAIVPIGMYEQVMPMDILPTFLLRALMVGDLERAEELGALELDEEDLALCTFVCPGKNDFGPALRRVLTTLEKEG
- a CDS encoding NADH:ubiquinone reductase (Na(+)-transporting) subunit B; the protein is MKSLRSLLDKQASLFHKGGKLEKLYPLWEAQDTFLYTPGEVTAGPSHVRDALDLKRMMITVVVALVPAVLMAMYNTGYQAHLAIQGGAQALDSWQTALFVQLMGQGALDPGNVLACFVHGALYFLPVLIVSFAAGGGVEALFSIVRKHDINEGYLVTGFLIPLTLPPTIPLWQVALGSIFGVIIGKEIFGGTGMNILNPALTARAFLFFAYPAQISGDAVWIAAQTSADGYSGATWLAEAAVQGKEALISGSVTWWQAFVGLVPGSMGETSALACLFGALVLVITGVGSWRILAGVVAGSIFTAMLLNGIGSETNPFFSVPFWWHMVLGGWAFGTVFMATEPVTATHSKAGMLWYGLFIGILAILIRVVNPAYPEGMMLAILFMNLFAALIDHFVVQANIKRRRARYAA
- a CDS encoding Na(+)-translocating NADH-quinone reductase subunit C codes for the protein MPRSAWYTLGFAAAICLVCSILVTSAAVSLEEKQEVNKLLDKQKNVLIAAGLADSEETISAEEIHERFEAFEPVVVDLVEQEEDPAADFATIDQQKMSKDPDTSFEAPKNPAQIPRVSNKAVIYKLKNEDGGLKLLVLPVEGKGLWSTMYGFVAVSPDISTIEGLTFYQHGETPGLGGEVDNPRWKNLWPGRKIFDDAGDVAITVIKGSAGPPEENPYEVDGLSGATITSRGVTYLLQFWLGDNGFGPYLEQYRSGQTDDARNVADFLDPARTSSNPDHGRRSA
- a CDS encoding NADH:ubiquinone reductase (Na(+)-transporting) subunit D, which translates into the protein MSAKTDVLIDPLFNNNPIALQVLGICSALAVTTKLETSVVMSAAVIAVLTLSNFFVSLLRNGIPSNIRIIVQLTIIASLVIVTDQILRAYLFDISKQLSVFVGLIITNCIVMGRAEAFAMQNGPLMSMLDGIGNGLGYSMILIGTAVLRELFGSGKLFGATILPLVTEGGWYVPNGLMLLSPAAFFIIGIFIWALRSWKTEQIEED
- the nqrE gene encoding NADH:ubiquinone reductase (Na(+)-transporting) subunit E, whose product is MLEEYLNLAVKAIFIENMALAYFLGMCSFLAVSKKVDTSLGLGLAVVFVLTVTVPANNLIYNYLLKDGALSWVHPSLAGYDLSFLGFLCYIGTIAAMVQLVEMFLDRFVPGLYNALGVFLPLIAVNCAILGGSLFMVERDYDLGESVVFGFGSGVGFALAIVALASIRERMRYSNVPPALRGLGMTFMVTGLMAIGFMAFAGIQL
- the nqrF gene encoding NADH:ubiquinone reductase (Na(+)-transporting) subunit F translates to MTIALGVLMFTAVILSLVTILMVAKSKLVASGDVSIIINDDESKSLKVPAGSNLLNTLSNHKIFIPSACGGKGTCGVCKVNITEGGGAMLPTEKSHISRGEAREGCRLSCQVKVKGDMKIEVPPEIFSVRKWKCNVRSNHNVATFIKELVLELPEGEEVPFRAGGYIQIECPPHHVKYETFEIEEEYRDAWDNFGLWKIESIVKESVTRAYSMANYPEEKGIIMLNVRIATPPPKVPNAPPGIMSSYIFGLKPGDEVTISGPFGEFFAKDTDNEMMFIGGGAGMAPMRSHIFDQFRRLHTDRKVTFWYGARSLREAFYIEDFDEIAAENDNFEWHMAMSEPQEEDNWEGFTGFIHQVVYDEYLKDHPAPEDIEYYLCGPPLMLDACMKMLDSLGVEPENIAFDDFG